From a region of the Apis cerana isolate GH-2021 linkage group LG13, AcerK_1.0, whole genome shotgun sequence genome:
- the LOC107996954 gene encoding farnesyl pyrophosphate synthase isoform X3 codes for MNSKSNDIQHTDSLVKDESHKLMTLWPDIVRELTENNNQELQDVNEWIAKILEYNVPKGGRRRSISLIVAYKLLASQDQLTEENTHLARILAWCMEILQAVYIVMDDIVDRTDMRRNQPTWHVKIGLSAVNDILIMETCIYDLFKKYFKSRDCYVDILNLFSKYHKKTVQGECLDILTSTDWGKKSNLDLFSMDRYNIIVKYKTSYYSFVLPFVLAMHFAGITDPEIYKQAEQILLKIGHLFQVRDDYLDCYGKRDIIGKSGTDIQEGKCTWPLVVALQHATAKQKNVLKECYGITDEEKVKRVKEIYEEIGISNIYFDYEEETHDLLNTYTQQLSSKLPTEYFLYLLATSCSKVGQKN; via the exons ATCAAATGATATACAACATACCGATTCATTGGTCAAAGATGAAAGTCATAAATTAATGACTCTTTGGCCGGATATTGTTCGTGAACtgacagaaaataataatcaagaatTACAAGATGTTAACGAATGGATAGCAAag atattggaATATAATGTTCCGAAAGGAGGAAGACGAAGATCAATATCACTTATTGTTGCATATAAATTGTTGGCATCTCAAGATCAACTAACAGAAGAAAATACTCATTTAGCTCGTATTCTAGCTTGGTGTATGGAAATa TTGCAAGCAGTTTACATAGTGATGGATGATATTGTAGATCGTACAGACATGCGACGAAATCAACCAACTTGGCATGTAAAAATTGGATTATCTGcagttaatgatattttaattatggaaacatgtatatatgatctttttaagaaatattttaaatcgagaGATTGTTatgtagatattttaaatttattttcgaaa taTCATAAAAAAACAGTGCAAGGTGAATGTCTAGATATATTGACATCGACTGATTGGgggaaaaaatcaaatcttgATCTTTTTTCTATGGACCGCTAcaatattatagtaaaatataaaacatcttattattcatttgtacTTCCATTCGTTCTTGCTATGCATTTC gcTGGGATAACCGATCCAGAAATATATAAGCAAGCAGAACAAATTCTGCTAAAAATAGGACATCTTTTCCAAGTACGAGATGATTATTTAGATTGTTACGGTAAACGCGATATCATAGGGAAAAGTGGAACTGATATACAAGAAGGAAAATGTACGTGGCCCTTAGTAGTTGCATTGCAGCACGCTACagctaaacaaaaaaatgttttaaaa gAATGCTATGGAATAACTgatgaagaaaaagtaaaacgtgtgaaagaaatttatgaagagattggtatatcaaatatttattttgattacgaAGAAGAAACGCATGATTTATTGAATACATATACACAACAATTATCTTCGAAACTTCCAActgaatactttttatatttactcgcTACATCATGCAGTAAAGTaggacaaaaaaattaa
- the LOC107996958 gene encoding stabilizer of axonemal microtubules 1-like isoform X2 yields MEICVPELCKPQPQSIIEATKKIKLNHDECCNCCCCTNQRVCYKYVQPEIPKPYIPIRHFWKSGLPMDSNTTYRLSYWECPSVGVEPIRPRDWLVTGDGEISDNTTYKSSYFNHPCVKPDAPCIPCEKQWLGKGPMQDVTTQKHDFTWKSIPQIEPYKAEHNLFCPPAPLLDDTTYKLSYFESDCASKIPPPSYAPIRKYVKSDIPMEDYTTYKLSYWPTEAKKEEPSWGKKEYMPPVEPLEGCTTYKLSYWPQTIEKRSPIIIPENDNLLSAGCCTDDNTTYRLSYFGCGGDKRNPIIQPNNIEFSSCPLSYDTTHRMSFLGNWCFKTEPPILPCEKQWLGRGPIQDVTTQRHDYTWKNIPLDPDLRYHDNLVPATSPIESCTTYRLSYFENDLKSLIPPQKYAPVRSCRPSDIPFESDTTMQLSYQPVESIVPVEKPWAEKPPYQLPVIPMEDNTTYNTSYMLPGTLCP; encoded by the exons atggaAATCTGTGTTCCTGAACT ATGCAAACCACAACCGCAATCAATTATCGAGgcaacaaagaaaattaag ttgAATCACGATGAATGCTGTAACTGCTGTTGTTGTACAAATCAACGCGTGTGTTAT AAATATGTGCAACCAGAAATACCGAAACCCTATATCCCAATTCGT CATTTTTGGAAATCAGGTTTACCAATGGATAGTAATACTACATATCGACTTTCATATTGGGAATGTCCAAGCGTTGGTGTGGAACCTATTCGACCACGAGATTGGTTAGTTACTGGTGATGGCGAAATATCTGATAATACAACATACAaa tCTAGTTACTTCAATCATCCATGTGTAAAACCTGATGCACCTTGTATACCTTGTGAAAAACAATGGCTTGGTAAAGGTCCTATGCAAGATGTTACAACTCAGAAACATGATTTTACATGGAAATCCATTCCGCAAATAGAACCTTATAAAGcagaacataatttattttgtcctCCTGCTCCGTTACtcg ACGAtacaacatataaattaagttACTTTGAATCTGATTGTGCTTCTAAAATACCTCCTCCATCTTATGCTCCCAtaagaaaatatgttaaatctgATATTCCAATGGAAGATTATACGACATATAAACTTAGTTATTGGCCAACTGAAGCAAAGAAG GAAGAACCTTCCTGGGGCAAAAAGGAATATATGCCACCAGTAGAACCATTAGAGGGTTGCACAACTTATAAATTAAGTTACTGGCCACAGACAATAGAAAAACGTTCACCAATAATAATACCGGAAAACGATAATCTTTTAAGTGCTGGTTGTTGCACAGACGATAATACAACTTATCGTCTAAGTTATTTTGGTTGTGGAGGGGATAAACGAAATCCTATAATACAacctaataatattgaattttcatctTGTCCTTTGTCTTATGATACCACTCATCGT atgagTTTCTTAGGTAATTGGTGTTTCAAAACAGAACCTCCAATTTTACCTTGTGAGAAACAATGGCTAGGTCGCGGGCCCATACAAGATGTAACTACACAAAGACATGATTATACATGGAAGAATATACCATTAGATCCAGATCTTCGTTACCATGACAATCTTGTTCCTGCAACTTCACCTATTGAAA gTTGTACTACATACAGACTCTCCTATTTCGAAAATGAccttaaatcattaatacctCCTCAAAAATATGCACCTGTACGTTCTTGTCGTCCATCAGATATTCCATTTGAATCAGATACTACTATGCAGTTGAGTTATCAACCTGTGGAAAGTATAGTTCCAGTTGAAAAACCTTGGGCTGAGAAGCCTCCTTATCAACTTCCAGTTATTCCAATGGAAGATAATACTACGTATAACACAAg TTATATGTTGCCTGGTACATTGTGTCCATAG
- the LOC107996958 gene encoding stabilizer of axonemal microtubules 1-like isoform X1 encodes MEICVPELCKPQPQSIIEATKKIKLNHDECCNCCCCTNQRVCYKYVQPEIPKPYIPIRHFWKSGLPMDSNTTYRLSYWECPSVGVEPIRPRDWLVTGDGEISDNTTYKSSYFNHPCVKPDAPCIPCEKQWLGKGPMQDVTTQKHDFTWKSIPQIEPYKAEHNLFCPPAPLLDDTTYKLSYFESDCASKIPPPSYAPIRKYVKSDIPMEDYTTYKLSYWPTEAKKEEPSWGKKEYMPPVEPLEGCTTYKLSYWPQTIEKRSPIIIPENDNLLSAGCCTDDNTTYRLSYFGCGGDKRNPIIQPNNIEFSSCPLSYDTTHRMSFLGNWCFKTEPPILPCEKQWLGRGPIQDVTTQRHDYTWKNIPLDPDLRYHDNLVPATSPIESCTTYRLSYFENDLKSLIPPQKYAPVRSCRPSDIPFESDTTMQLSYQPVESIVPVEKPWAEKPPYQLPVIPMEDNTTYNTRFLILFKLFISSSDQFTSSQTNLKKLILFDIYKMLQLNILILSI; translated from the exons atggaAATCTGTGTTCCTGAACT ATGCAAACCACAACCGCAATCAATTATCGAGgcaacaaagaaaattaag ttgAATCACGATGAATGCTGTAACTGCTGTTGTTGTACAAATCAACGCGTGTGTTAT AAATATGTGCAACCAGAAATACCGAAACCCTATATCCCAATTCGT CATTTTTGGAAATCAGGTTTACCAATGGATAGTAATACTACATATCGACTTTCATATTGGGAATGTCCAAGCGTTGGTGTGGAACCTATTCGACCACGAGATTGGTTAGTTACTGGTGATGGCGAAATATCTGATAATACAACATACAaa tCTAGTTACTTCAATCATCCATGTGTAAAACCTGATGCACCTTGTATACCTTGTGAAAAACAATGGCTTGGTAAAGGTCCTATGCAAGATGTTACAACTCAGAAACATGATTTTACATGGAAATCCATTCCGCAAATAGAACCTTATAAAGcagaacataatttattttgtcctCCTGCTCCGTTACtcg ACGAtacaacatataaattaagttACTTTGAATCTGATTGTGCTTCTAAAATACCTCCTCCATCTTATGCTCCCAtaagaaaatatgttaaatctgATATTCCAATGGAAGATTATACGACATATAAACTTAGTTATTGGCCAACTGAAGCAAAGAAG GAAGAACCTTCCTGGGGCAAAAAGGAATATATGCCACCAGTAGAACCATTAGAGGGTTGCACAACTTATAAATTAAGTTACTGGCCACAGACAATAGAAAAACGTTCACCAATAATAATACCGGAAAACGATAATCTTTTAAGTGCTGGTTGTTGCACAGACGATAATACAACTTATCGTCTAAGTTATTTTGGTTGTGGAGGGGATAAACGAAATCCTATAATACAacctaataatattgaattttcatctTGTCCTTTGTCTTATGATACCACTCATCGT atgagTTTCTTAGGTAATTGGTGTTTCAAAACAGAACCTCCAATTTTACCTTGTGAGAAACAATGGCTAGGTCGCGGGCCCATACAAGATGTAACTACACAAAGACATGATTATACATGGAAGAATATACCATTAGATCCAGATCTTCGTTACCATGACAATCTTGTTCCTGCAACTTCACCTATTGAAA gTTGTACTACATACAGACTCTCCTATTTCGAAAATGAccttaaatcattaatacctCCTCAAAAATATGCACCTGTACGTTCTTGTCGTCCATCAGATATTCCATTTGAATCAGATACTACTATGCAGTTGAGTTATCAACCTGTGGAAAGTATAGTTCCAGTTGAAAAACCTTGGGCTGAGAAGCCTCCTTATCAACTTCCAGTTATTCCAATGGAAGATAATACTACGTATAACACAAggtttttaattctattcaaattatttatatcatcttCTGACCAGTTCACATCATCACaaacaaatctaaaaaaattaattttatttgacatATACAAAATGCTTCAGTTGaacattttgatattatcaatatga